One Littorina saxatilis isolate snail1 linkage group LG12, US_GU_Lsax_2.0, whole genome shotgun sequence genomic region harbors:
- the LOC138982744 gene encoding NF-kappa-B inhibitor beta-like: protein MTLVKQTTTAGADDNCSNLRMNDDVQTDCSAHSLDALEKKTRALTLINSEEGENSNRSFESGIASFGETSHDSRIDSVTDSEVNFQTSSSNKCGAVDQKSFSCSKATCGMTRTRAEDHCKDCVKFTGSVLHRRSRKQEKLLARWDEMREDFPDKDGDTALHLAVIQAVTQLWELVMLLGLEGQVNQRNRLYQTPLHLATLTSNLHALTVLLRLEASLLLQDCHGNTPLHIACQGNDLRTLKTLLEEDWGGEKNEPSDQRGGLVKQESGFNSAIHGGDETFIESVRQGWDDNRNNEEECESLLTLADSAVTDVGSYHSGHTCDGVHKSREDSEEDDRSFFTGDREERQGLMLRRKREVMGALRLRNYDGFTCLHIAVLLGNPDLVTLLLKHGTDVNVKDGKSGRTPLHFAVDSAHPSPAIISTLLQHPQLLINATNFAHQTALQLARGRWHSDLVDLLHAHGADWLECIHGYHSGDSVSDEDMEDDFRVPYDDICVAGQPIVHSRHR, encoded by the exons ATGACGCTAGTCAAGCAGACGACAACAGCCGGAGCAGACGACAATTGTTCAAATTTGAGAATGAATGATGATGTTCAAACAGACTGCTCTGCACATTCACTCGACGCATTGGAAAAGAAAACTCGAGCATTAACTCTGATTAATTCTGAAGAAGGAGAAAATTCCAATCGGAGTTTTGAAAGTGGCATCGCAAGTTTTGGTGAAACTTCACATGACAGTCGAATCGACAGTGTAACAGACTCGGAAGTAAACTTTCAAACGAGCAGTTCTAATAAATGTGGTGCAGTTGACCAGAAAAGCTTCAGCTGTTCAAAAGCAACCTGTGGCATGACACGAACAAGAGCAGAAGACCACTGTAAAGACTGTGTGAAGTTTACGGGTTCCGTTCTTCACAGGCGCTCAAGGAAACAAGAAAAGCTCCTTGCCCGCTGGGACGAAATGCGGGAGGATTTTCCAGATAAAGACGGAGACAC AGCGTTGCACCTGGCGGTGATCCAGGCAGTGACTCAACTGTGGGAACTCGTCATGCTACTGGGGCTGGAGGGGCAAGTGAACCAACGCAACCGCCTGTACCAGACCCCCCTCCACCTCGCCACCCTCACCTCCAACCTCCACGCCCTCACCGTCCTCCTCCGTCTGGAGGCCTCCCTCCTCCTCCAGGATTGCCACGGCAACACCCCCCTCCACATCGCCTGTCAAGGCAACGATCTGCGCACGTTAAAGACTCTCCTAGAAGAAGACTGGGGCGGTGAGAAGAACGAGCCTTCTGACCAGCGAGGAGGACTTGTGAAACAGGAGAGCGGGTTCAACAGCGCTATCCATGGAGGAGACGAAACCTTCATTGAAAGTGTCAGGCAAGGCTGGGATGACAACAGAAACAACGAGGAAGAATGTGAAAGCTTACTCACCCTGGCTGATTCTGCCGTCACAGACGTAGGCTCTTACCACAGCGGGCACACGTGCGATGGTGTCCACAAAAGCAGGGAAGATTCAGAAGAAGACGACAGAAGTTTTTTCACAGGTGACAGAGAGGAAAGGCAAGGGCTGATGCTGAGACGGAAGAGAGAGGTGATGGGGGCCCTGAGGCTGAGAAACTACGATGGGTTCACGTGCCTGCATATCGCTGTCCTGCTTGGCAACCCCGACCTTGTCACGCTGCTCTTGAAACACGGGACTGACGTCAACGTCAAG GACGGGAAGAGCGGTCGAACGCCTCTGCACTTTGCAGTGGACAGTGCCCATCCCAGTCCCGCCATCATCTCAACGCTGCTCCAACATCCGCAGCTTCTCATCAACGCCACCAACTTTGCCCACCAGACGGCGCTGCAGCTCGCCAGGGGGCGCTGGCACTCCGACCTCGTTGACCTGCTGCACGCGCACGGAGCTGATTGGCTGGAGTGTATCCATGGTTACCACAGCGGCGACAGCGTCTCTGACGAGGACAtg